The genomic region CGCTCCGCCCCACCCGCCCGCCTTGACGGCGCGTCGGGCGCCCGCTAGACTCGACCCCGCAGGGAACAGCGTGCCCGGCGATGAGCGGGGCGAGTACGTTCCGGCACGGGTCCCCAGAGAGGGCGCGGCAGCTGCGAAGCGCCCGGCACCGCCGGATCGGAAGACCACCCGCGAGCCGTCCCCGAGGGGAGGCCGGCCGGCCGGTGCCGAAGGGGACCGGGAGCGCCCGATACAGCGCGAAGAGAGCGCGCCCGCGCGGCGCGAAGCAGGGTGGAACCGCGTCCAGCCGTCCCTTCGGGGCGGCTTTTTTGTTGGCCACCCGTGCTGCGCCAGCGCCGGCGACGACGGAGGAGGGTGCGACGACAATGGATGGTCCCCACGCGCGCCCGGAGTCGGGCGACGGCAGGGTGCCGGAAGGACGGGAGGAGGGCCCGGTGCGCCTGCTCTTCCCCGACGGCGTGGAGCGGAGCTTTCCGGCGGGCGTGACCCCGCTCCAGGCGCTGGTGGAGAGCGACCGGCGGCTGGCCCGGGAGGCGGTGGTGGCGCGGCTGGACGGCGAGCTGGTCGACCTCAGCCGGCCGCTGGAACGCGGCGGCCGCATCGAGTTCCTCACCGCCCAGGACCCCGAGGGGCGGAAGGTTCTCCTGCACAGCGCCGCCCACCTGACCGCCCAGGCGGTCAAGCGGCTCTGGCCGGAGGCCCGTCTGGGCGTGGGGCCGGCGCTGGAGGAGACCTACTACTACGACATCGACCTGCCCGAGCCGCTCAGCGCCGACGACCTGCCCCGGATCGAGGAAGCGATGCGCGACATCGTCTCCCAGGACCTCCCCATCCGGCGGGAGGTGCTCACCCGGGAGGAGGCGCTCGAGCTCTTCGAGCTGCGCGAGGAGCCGTACAAGTTGGAGATCATCCGCCAGCTGCCCGAAGGCGCCACCATCACCGCCTACCGGCAGGGCGAGTTCGTCGACCTCTGCCGGGGGCCCCACGTCCCCTCCACCGGGATGATCCGCGCCTTCAAGCTGCTGGGCGTGGCCGGCTCCTACTGGCGCGGCGACGAGCATGGACCGCGCATGCAGCGGATCTCCGGCACCGCCTTCCGGAAGAGCGCGGAGCTGGAACACTTCCTCTGGGTGCGGGAGGAAGCCAGGCGGCGCGACCACCGCAAGCTGGGACCGGAGCTGGACCTGTTCTCCTTCCACGAGGAGGCGCCCGGCTTCGTCTTCTGGCACCCCAAGGGCTGGACGCTCTACCGCCAGCTGGAGGCCTTCTCGCGCGAGCTGCAGGAGGCGGCCGGCTACCGGGAGGTGCGCACGCCCCAGGTCTTCCGCACCGACCTCTGGAAGGTCTCCGGCCACTGGGAGCACTACCGCGAGAACATGTTCCTGATGGAGCGGGACGACGAGGTGCTGGGGCTGAAGCCGATGAACTGCCCGGCCCACTGCCTGCTGTACAAGGAGAAGACCCGCTCCTACCGCGACCTGCCGCTCCGCTTCATGGAGTATGAGGGACTCGCCCGCTACGAGCGCTCGGGCACGCTCCACGGCCTCCTCCGCGTCCGCGGCATGCACCAGGACGACGCGCACCTCTTCGTCCGCGAGGAGCAGATCCAGGAGGAGATCGCCCGCGTGCTGGAGCTGGTGGAGCGGGAGTACTCCACCTTCGGCATGCCCTACCGGGTGCTCTTCTCCACGCGGCCGGAGGATTACATGGGCGAGCTGGCCACCTGGGAGCGCGCCGAGGCGGCGCTCCGGCAGGCGCTGGAGGCGACGGGCAAGCCGTACCAGATCAACGAGGGCGACGGCGCCTTCTACGGCCCCAAGCTCGACTTCATGGTGACCGACACGCTCGGCCGGGAGTGGCAGTGCGCCACCGTCCAACTCGATTTCCAGCTGCCGGAGCGCTTCGATCTGACCTACGTGGACGAGCGCGGCGAGCTGCGCCGGCCGGTCATCATCCACCGCGCCATCCTGGGCTCGCTGGAGCGCTTCATCGGCATCCTGGTGGAGCACTACGCGGGCGACTTCCCGCTCTGGCTGGCCCCGCTCCAGGCGCGCATCGTGCCCGTGGCCGACCGGCACCTGGAGTACGCGCGGAGGCTGGAGCGGGAGCTGGGCGCCCGCGGGCTGCGGGTGGAGGTGGACGACCGCAACGAGAAGCTGGGCTACAAGATCCGCCAGGCGGAGCTCGAGAAGGTCCCCTACGTGCTGGTGGTGGGCGACCGGGAGGCGAGCTCGGAGACGGTCGCCCTCCGCAGCCGCGGCGAGGGCGACCAGGGCCGGCTTCCTTGGGAGGAAGTGGCCGCGCGCCTGCTGGAGGAGGTCCGGCTCCGAAGCGGGCGGCCCGCGGCGCCCGCGGGCCGCCCGGGCTGAGCCGCCGGGGGATCCGGTGCGGCCTCGCGCTCCCGGGCGCGGCCCGGCCGCAACCGTTGACTCTTCCTGCGGCCGATGGTAGACTGCGCGCGACAAGTGCGGTCCACGAAGCAGAAGCTCGGCTTCTCCCCTGCCGCTCGAGCGCGCAGGGCCACCGGAACGAAGACGACCACGAGGGACGAAGTTCCGTCGGCGGTGGGCGCGGTGGCCCATCGCCGGTTTCGTTACATGGGGGTGATGGAGCATCGCCAGGGAGTTGCGGGTCAACCAGGCCATCCGGGCCCGTGAGGTGCGCGTCATCGACGCGGACGGCGAGCAGCTGGGGGTCTTCCTGACCCGGGAGGCGCTCCGCGTCGCGGCCGAACGGGGCCTGGACCTGGTTGAGGTGGCGCCCAACGCGACGCCGCCGGTCTGCCGGCTGATGGACTACGGCCGCTACAAGTACGAGCAGGCCAAGCACGAGCGGGAAGCCCGGCGCCACCAACGGCTCGTCGACATCAAGGAAGTGAAGCTGCGACCGAACATCGACGACCACGACTTCGAGGTCAAGGCGCGGAACGCAGAGCGCTTCCTTCGCGAGGGAAACAAGGTGAAATGCACCATCATGTTCCGCGGCCGGGAGATCGTGCACTCCTCCTTGGGCCTTCAGCTGCTCCAGCAGCTGGTGGAACGGGTGCAGGACTTGGCTGTCGTCGAGCAACAACCCCGGGTCGAGGGCCGCAACATGGTGATGCTCCTGAGCCCCAAGCCCAACGCGGTCCGGCAGCGGGCGGGTGGCTCCCCGCAGGGCGAGGAGGAGACCAAGCCGAGCGAAGGCGGCGAGGCCGCGGGTGCAGGGTCCCAGTGACCGGTTTCGCCCGCACCGGCTCGGAGGGACGAGGGGGTCAGACGGGATGCCCAAGATGAAGACGCACAGGGGTGCCGCCAAGCGGTTCAAGCTGACCGCCAAGGGCCACTTCCGGCGCCAACGCGCCTACAATCACCACATCGCTCGCACCAAGTCCAAGAAGCAGCTCCGCCGTCTCGAGCGGCCGGCCGTGATCAGCCGGACGGACGAGCGGCGCCTGCGCC from Bacillota bacterium harbors:
- the rpmI gene encoding 50S ribosomal protein L35, which codes for MPKMKTHRGAAKRFKLTAKGHFRRQRAYNHHIARTKSKKQLRRLERPAVISRTDERRLRRLLPGT
- the thrS gene encoding threonine--tRNA ligase gives rise to the protein MDGPHARPESGDGRVPEGREEGPVRLLFPDGVERSFPAGVTPLQALVESDRRLAREAVVARLDGELVDLSRPLERGGRIEFLTAQDPEGRKVLLHSAAHLTAQAVKRLWPEARLGVGPALEETYYYDIDLPEPLSADDLPRIEEAMRDIVSQDLPIRREVLTREEALELFELREEPYKLEIIRQLPEGATITAYRQGEFVDLCRGPHVPSTGMIRAFKLLGVAGSYWRGDEHGPRMQRISGTAFRKSAELEHFLWVREEARRRDHRKLGPELDLFSFHEEAPGFVFWHPKGWTLYRQLEAFSRELQEAAGYREVRTPQVFRTDLWKVSGHWEHYRENMFLMERDDEVLGLKPMNCPAHCLLYKEKTRSYRDLPLRFMEYEGLARYERSGTLHGLLRVRGMHQDDAHLFVREEQIQEEIARVLELVEREYSTFGMPYRVLFSTRPEDYMGELATWERAEAALRQALEATGKPYQINEGDGAFYGPKLDFMVTDTLGREWQCATVQLDFQLPERFDLTYVDERGELRRPVIIHRAILGSLERFIGILVEHYAGDFPLWLAPLQARIVPVADRHLEYARRLERELGARGLRVEVDDRNEKLGYKIRQAELEKVPYVLVVGDREASSETVALRSRGEGDQGRLPWEEVAARLLEEVRLRSGRPAAPAGRPG
- the infC gene encoding translation initiation factor IF-3; the encoded protein is MARELRVNQAIRAREVRVIDADGEQLGVFLTREALRVAAERGLDLVEVAPNATPPVCRLMDYGRYKYEQAKHEREARRHQRLVDIKEVKLRPNIDDHDFEVKARNAERFLREGNKVKCTIMFRGREIVHSSLGLQLLQQLVERVQDLAVVEQQPRVEGRNMVMLLSPKPNAVRQRAGGSPQGEEETKPSEGGEAAGAGSQ